The Pseudoxanthomonas sp. genome segment TCAAGCCGCCGGTCGGCAACAAGGTCATCCATGACGGCGACTTCATCGTGATGGTGGTGGGTGGGCCGAATGCGCGCACCGACTACCATTGGGACGAAGGCCCGGAGTGGTTCTACCAGCTGGAAGGCGAGATGGTGCTGCGCATCCAGGAGGACGGTACCGTGCGCGACATTCCGATCCGCGCCGGCGAGATCTTCCTGCTGCCGCCGCGCGTGCCGCACTCGCCCCAGCGCATGCCGGGCTCGGTCGGGCTGGTGATCGAGCGCAGGCGCCTGCCGCACGAGGACGACGGCCTGCTGTGGTTCTGCGAGCGCTGCAACCACAAGGTCTACGAGGAGTACTTCCACCTCAACGACATCGAGCAGGATTTCTTCCGCGTGTTCGAGGCCTTCTACCGCAGCGACGACCTGCGCACCTGCAAGGCCTGCGGTCATCTGAATCCGCGCCCGAGCCGGTACGAAATGCAGGCCGACTCGCAGGCCGACATCACCTGAGCTTGCGCTTGCCCAATCTGGGCATTATCGTGCCCGATATGGGCATGAACGAGACACCCCGATCCCGGAAGGTCAGTGAAGCGGCCGCGCGCTATGCGACCGCCAGCCTGTCGGGGGCCCTGTTCACCACCACCCAGCAGCGGGTACTGGCCTGCCTGTTCGGTGACCCCGGACGCAGCTACGCGGTCAACGAACTGATCCAGGCCACCGGCGCCGGCAGCGGCGCCGTCCAGCGGGAGCTGGCGCGCCTCGCCGGCAGCGGCCTGCTGACCGTCGAACACGTCGGCAACCAGAAGCGTTACCGCGCCAACCCCGACGCCCCCATCCACGACGAACTGGTCTCCATCGTCCGCAAGACGTTCGGCCTGGCCGAACCGCTGCGCGAGGCGCTGGCGCCGCTGGCCGACCGCATCCACGCTGCCTTCCTCTACGGCTCGGTCCCCAAGGGCAACGACACCGCCCGCAGCGACATCGACCTGATGGTGGTCGCCGACGACCTGGCCTATGCCGAGGTGATGCTGGCGCTGCACCCGGTGGCCGAACGGCTGGGCCGGCAGGTCAATCCCACCGTCTATGACCGTGACGCGTTGCGCAGCCGTATCGAAGGGGGCAACAGCTTCGTCACCCGCGTGCTGCAGCAGCCGCGGCAGTGGCTGATCGGGAGCGACGATGACCTCGCCGCTTGAGAATCTGGCCGGTCCCAGCGGCCCGCTCAGTGCCGAACCCCCCGACAGGAAGGAAGTCGCCGGCCTGCTGCGCTCCGGACTGGCGCGGCTGGCCGATGCGCACAATGACGCATTGTCGCTGGAAAGCCGCTTCGACCTGGCCTACAACGCCGCCCATGCGCTGAGCCTGGCGGCGCTGCGCCGCGGGGGCTATCGGGCACGGCACCGCTACATCGTCTTCCAGGTGCTGCCCCACACGCTGGGACTCGGCCCCGAGGTCTGGCGCGTGCTGGCCAAGGCGCACGACCTGCGCAACCTGGCTGAGTACGAAGGCCATGTGGAGGTGGACCGTCGTCTGGTCAACGACCTGATCGCTGCCTGCGAACGCGTCTCCGACGCGCTGGAACGATGATCTGCAGCGCCTCGCCCAGCTTCGCGCCGACGCGGCAACGCAGCGCGAAACCCACGCGGGCAGCCTCTACAATCCGATCATGCTGAAGATCGACACCCACGCGCATTTCCTGCCACGCGACTGGCCCGACCTGGCGGCCAAGTACGGCGATCCGCGCTTTCCGGTGATCCACCACGGCGACGACGGCCGGCACCGCATCTACAAGGACGGCAAGTTCTTCCGGGAGATCTGGCCCAAGACCTGGGACCCGGAGGAACGCATCGCCGACTACGCCCGCTTCGGCGTGCAGGTGCAGGTCATCAGCACGGTGCCGGTGATGTTCAGCTACTGGGCCAAGCCGCATCACGCGCTGGAACTGCATCAGGCGCTCAACGACCACACCGCCGCCGCCTGCCGTGACTATCCACGCCACTACGCCGGCATCGGCACGGTGCCGCTGCAATCGCCGCGGCTGGCGGTGCAGGAGCTGGAACGCTGCATGGACCAGCTGGGCCTGCAGGGCGTGCAGATCGGCAGCCACGTCAACGACTGGAACCTGGACGCGCCCGAGCTGTTCGAGTTCTTCCAGGCCGCCAGCGAACTGGGCGCCGCCATCCTCGTGCATCCCTGGGACATGATGGGCGCGGCGTCCATGCAGAAGTACTGGCTGCCCTGGCTGGTGGGCATGCCGGCCGAACAGTCGCGCGCCGCCTGCAGCCTGATCTTCGGCGGCGTGCTGGAGCGGCTGCCGCAGCTGAAGGTCTGCTTCGCGCACGGGGGCGGCAGTTTCCCCTACACCATCGGGCGCATCGAACACGGCTTCAACATGCGCCCCGACCTCGTCGCCACCGACAATCCCCGCAACCCGCGCGACTACCTGGGCCGCGTGTACTTCGATTCCTGGGTCGCCGATCCGCGCGCCCTGCGCTACCTGCTGGATACGGTCGGCCACGAGCGGGTGATGCTCGGCACCGACTACCCGTTCCCGCTGGGCGAACAGGAACCGGGCGCCGGCATCGCCGCGCTGGGCCTGGACGCGGAGCAACAGGCCCGCCTGTACCACGGCACCGCGCTGGAATGGCTGGGGCTGCCGGCGTCGAGGTTCACGTGATGCTGCCCTCTGCAGGAGCGACGTCAGTCGCGACCGCACGGCATGGCCAAGTCGGCATCCTGCCCTGTTGGAACCTCCGCCAAACAAACGTTTTGTCTCAACCGCCAGCGTCCGGTCGCGACTGACGTCGCTCCTACAACCAACCGATCATTCTCACGCCCGCCTCCATGACCGACCCGCTGTCCCGCACCCACATCATCGCCCTCGATGCCGCCGATCCGCTGCGCGCGCTGCGCAACGACTTCCTGATCCCCCGCCACAAGCACAACGACCAGGTGTACTTCTGCGGCAACTCGCTGGGCCTGCAGCCGAAAGGCGCGCGCACCTACATCAACGAAGTGCTGGACAAGTGGTCCACCGAAGCCGTCGAAGGCCACTTCACCGGCAACGCGCAGTGGATGACCTACCACGAACTGGTGCGTGACCCGCTGGCGCGCCTGGTGGGCGCGGAGCCGGCCGAGGTGGTGGCGATGAACACGCTGACCACCAACCTGCACCTGATGATGGTGAGCTTCTACCGCCCCACGACGGAACGTCCGGCGATCCTGATGGAGGCCGGGGCGTTCCCGTCCGACCGCCATGCGATGGAGTCGCAGGTGCGCTTCCATGGCTTCGATCCCGCCACCGATCTGATCGAAGTGGAACCGGACCAGCCCGACGGCACGCTGTCGATGGCCGCGATCGGACGCGCCATCGCCGAGCACGGCCCGCGCCTGGCGCTGGTGCTGTGGCCGGGCATCCAGTACCGCACGGGGCAGGCGTTCGACCTGGGCGAGATCGCCCGCCTCGGCCATGCGCAGGGCGCGGTGGTCGGTGTCGACCTGGCGCACGCGGTCGGCAACCTGCCGTTGCGCCTGCACGACAGCGGCGTCGATTTCGCGGTCTGGTGCCACTACAAGTACCTGAACTCCGGTCCCGGCGCCGTGGCAGGCTGCTTCGTGCACGCGCGCCATGCGAACACGGATCGGCCGCGCTTCGCTGGCTGGTGGGGCCACGAGAAGGAAACCCGCTTCCGCATGGCGCCGGAGTTCGTGCCTACGCCGGGTGCCGAAGGCTGGCAGCTCAGCAATCCGCCGATCCTGGG includes the following:
- a CDS encoding transcriptional regulator; translated protein: MNETPRSRKVSEAAARYATASLSGALFTTTQQRVLACLFGDPGRSYAVNELIQATGAGSGAVQRELARLAGSGLLTVEHVGNQKRYRANPDAPIHDELVSIVRKTFGLAEPLREALAPLADRIHAAFLYGSVPKGNDTARSDIDLMVVADDLAYAEVMLALHPVAERLGRQVNPTVYDRDALRSRIEGGNSFVTRVLQQPRQWLIGSDDDLAA
- the kynU gene encoding kynureninase, which gives rise to MTDPLSRTHIIALDAADPLRALRNDFLIPRHKHNDQVYFCGNSLGLQPKGARTYINEVLDKWSTEAVEGHFTGNAQWMTYHELVRDPLARLVGAEPAEVVAMNTLTTNLHLMMVSFYRPTTERPAILMEAGAFPSDRHAMESQVRFHGFDPATDLIEVEPDQPDGTLSMAAIGRAIAEHGPRLALVLWPGIQYRTGQAFDLGEIARLGHAQGAVVGVDLAHAVGNLPLRLHDSGVDFAVWCHYKYLNSGPGAVAGCFVHARHANTDRPRFAGWWGHEKETRFRMAPEFVPTPGAEGWQLSNPPILGLAPLRASLELFEKAGGMEAIRTKSLKITGLLEALIRARLSDVLQIITPSDTTQRGAQLSLRVSGGRERGRELFEYLLSVGIVGDWREPDVIRISPAPLYNRYMDVHRFVEEVETWRGF
- a CDS encoding amidohydrolase family protein, producing the protein MLKIDTHAHFLPRDWPDLAAKYGDPRFPVIHHGDDGRHRIYKDGKFFREIWPKTWDPEERIADYARFGVQVQVISTVPVMFSYWAKPHHALELHQALNDHTAAACRDYPRHYAGIGTVPLQSPRLAVQELERCMDQLGLQGVQIGSHVNDWNLDAPELFEFFQAASELGAAILVHPWDMMGAASMQKYWLPWLVGMPAEQSRAACSLIFGGVLERLPQLKVCFAHGGGSFPYTIGRIEHGFNMRPDLVATDNPRNPRDYLGRVYFDSWVADPRALRYLLDTVGHERVMLGTDYPFPLGEQEPGAGIAALGLDAEQQARLYHGTALEWLGLPASRFT
- a CDS encoding 3-hydroxyanthranilate 3,4-dioxygenase, with product MLPNPLNFQAWIDEHRHLLKPPVGNKVIHDGDFIVMVVGGPNARTDYHWDEGPEWFYQLEGEMVLRIQEDGTVRDIPIRAGEIFLLPPRVPHSPQRMPGSVGLVIERRRLPHEDDGLLWFCERCNHKVYEEYFHLNDIEQDFFRVFEAFYRSDDLRTCKACGHLNPRPSRYEMQADSQADIT